The genomic DNA TGCGAAGAACAGGCGCAGATATGTTGACCCCAAGGTGAAGCTGGATAAGCTCCGTGAAATCGCCATGGAGGACGTGGTCAAGATCCTTGGCCACCGAGCCCCTGGTGAGGACTACAGGAGCATCCACCCGCCACTGGAAGAGGGCACGGAGCCCGACTGCCCGATCAGGCAGTTGGTGACCCCAATCGAGGGCGCGAAGAAAGGAGACAGGATCAGGTACGTGCAGTTCACCGATTCCGTCTATCTAGCCCCCATCGTGCCCTACTGCCGCGCCTGGCTGTATATGTCCAGGTTCCGTGGTGTGGACACAGGTACCCTGTCCGGAAGGAACATCGTGGAAATGAGGGAGAGGGACCTGGAGAAGCTCGCCAAGGAAATGATCGAGAACGAGACCTTCGACCCGGCAAGGGTCGGTATCAGAGGAGCCACTGTGCACGGTCACGCCTGCCGCCTCGATGAGAACGGCTTGATGTTCGACGCGTGGCAGAGGTACCGATGGAACGCCAAGAAGGGCGAGGTCGAATACGTGAAGGACCAGGTCGCCCTCCCGTTGGACAAGCCGATTTCCGTCGGCAAGCCCGCGTCGGAGACGGAGCTGAAGAGGAGGACCACCATGTTCCGGGCCGATGACGTAGACATGAGGTACGACAAGGAAGTCATGGCCATGAACCTGAGGATCCACAGACTGCGCACGCTAGCTGGATTCCAGCCCTGGACCATCAAGGGGGACTGAGCTAAATGGCAAAGGAGAAAGAGAAGCTGTTCCTGAAGGCGATGAAGAAGAAGTTCAAAGAGGACCCGACGGACGTGCACACCAGCTACTACTCCTTCGGCGGCTGGAAACAGTCGAAGAGGAAGCGGGAGTGGGTGGAGCAGGCGACCAAGATCGCCAAGGAGCGTGGCATCGTCATGATGAACCAAGACATCGGTGTCCCGCTAGGTCAGAGAGTCCTAATGCCTTACCAGCTGTCCCACACGGACATCTATGCTGAGGCGGACGATCTGCACTTCATCAACAACGCCGCCATGCAGCAAGCGTGGGATGATATCAGAAGGACCGTCGTCTCCGGCCTCGACACGGCACACACCGTCATCGAGAAGAGGCTGGCGAAGGAGGTCACCCCTGAGACCATCAACCGCTATCTGGAGGCAGTGAACCACACCATGCCCGGCGGAGCAGTCGTGCAGGAGCACATGGCTGAGTGCAGCCCGGCCCTGACCGCGGACTGCTACGTGAAGGTCTTCT from Methanomassiliicoccales archaeon includes the following:
- the mcrG gene encoding coenzyme-B sulfoethylthiotransferase subunit gamma, with protein sequence MAKYDRQFYPGSSVPAKNRRRYVDPKVKLDKLREIAMEDVVKILGHRAPGEDYRSIHPPLEEGTEPDCPIRQLVTPIEGAKKGDRIRYVQFTDSVYLAPIVPYCRAWLYMSRFRGVDTGTLSGRNIVEMRERDLEKLAKEMIENETFDPARVGIRGATVHGHACRLDENGLMFDAWQRYRWNAKKGEVEYVKDQVALPLDKPISVGKPASETELKRRTTMFRADDVDMRYDKEVMAMNLRIHRLRTLAGFQPWTIKGD